The following proteins come from a genomic window of Mucinivorans hirudinis:
- a CDS encoding Biotin synthesis protein BioC — protein sequence MAVVQRSIAERLAELIPSDLEARNAYEIGAGSGFLTYKLLERYPNVQLIANDITDKSEIFLPSDVTFIKGDGEAVPLPAKIDLIASASTVQWFDDLPEFIIKSYNALNDCGIIAVSTFGKKNFRELGEQLDYYSKEELENVFKSVGFEVLICEDWQEQMDFETPMEVLQHIKATGVNALHKAKWTRCELEKFIANYPQPATLTFHPIIIVAKKC from the coding sequence ATGGCAGTTGTGCAACGAAGCATAGCTGAGCGACTTGCAGAACTTATACCTTCGGATTTAGAAGCGCGAAATGCTTATGAAATAGGAGCAGGAAGCGGTTTTTTGACATATAAACTGCTCGAGCGTTATCCGAATGTTCAGTTGATTGCTAATGATATAACGGATAAGAGCGAAATCTTTCTCCCGAGTGATGTTACTTTTATTAAAGGAGATGGGGAGGCTGTGCCGCTACCTGCCAAAATTGATTTGATTGCCTCTGCCTCCACCGTGCAGTGGTTTGACGATTTGCCCGAGTTTATTATAAAATCTTATAATGCGTTGAATGACTGTGGAATAATTGCTGTTTCGACTTTCGGAAAAAAGAACTTCAGGGAGTTGGGCGAGCAGCTGGATTACTACTCGAAAGAGGAGTTAGAAAACGTTTTTAAGAGCGTCGGGTTTGAGGTTTTGATTTGCGAAGATTGGCAAGAACAGATGGATTTTGAAACTCCTATGGAAGTTTTGCAACACATTAAAGCTACTGGAGTTAATGCGTTGCACAAGGCTAAATGGACCAGATGCGAACTAGAAAAATTCATTGCTAATTACCCGCAGCCTGCTACCTTGACCTTCCATCCTATTATAATTGTGGCAAAAAAATGTTAG
- a CDS encoding Biotin synthesis protein BioG → MQIDWIVKNGNDKLLVVVLGWAADPTMVASVVELRKDFDIVCIYDFREIRSLDTLGNYPEIHLIAWSYGVWAAEQILPEMDFASAVAVNGTPLPVDDEFGIQKKIFELTVNNINISKFEQRMCFGMRETVKIRRPENECIDELRALQKYFQNPYKVSIKWSKAVVGGRDLIFPPEKQLKYWNSNNTEVDYRQNAPHFIGI, encoded by the coding sequence ATGCAGATTGATTGGATAGTAAAAAATGGCAATGATAAACTTTTAGTAGTGGTGTTGGGTTGGGCTGCTGACCCTACTATGGTGGCAAGTGTGGTTGAGTTACGAAAAGATTTTGATATTGTTTGCATTTACGATTTTCGCGAGATAAGAAGTTTGGATACGTTGGGCAACTACCCTGAAATTCATTTGATTGCGTGGTCGTATGGAGTTTGGGCGGCAGAGCAGATTTTGCCCGAAATGGATTTTGCAAGTGCAGTTGCCGTAAATGGCACACCGCTGCCTGTTGATGATGAATTTGGCATTCAAAAAAAGATTTTTGAATTGACAGTCAATAATATAAACATCTCTAAATTTGAGCAGCGGATGTGTTTCGGGATGAGAGAAACAGTGAAAATTAGACGTCCGGAAAATGAGTGCATTGATGAATTGCGGGCATTGCAAAAATATTTTCAAAATCCATACAAAGTGTCCATAAAATGGAGCAAGGCAGTTGTTGGTGGGCGAGATTTAATTTTTCCGCCTGAAAAGCAACTAAAGTACTGGAATAGCAATAATACGGAGGTAGATTATAGGCAAAACGCACCGCATTTTATTGGAATATGA